A genomic segment from uncultured Marinifilum sp. encodes:
- a CDS encoding family 43 glycosylhydrolase, translated as MNRPLLLKSILVLLLAMHHIFGYSQNPLVTHMFTADPTARVFDGKLFVFPSSDTYPPAGREAEFPRFCMPGYHAFSLENGSTWKDHGWVLKENDVPWGEKDTYAMWAPDCIEKDGKYYYYYPAKPKKDKAFRRIGVGVSDNPTGPFKWEKSFIKDVSGIDPGLLLDDNNKAYLFFGGGHELYGAPLKENMKEIAKKPILIEGLPAGYKEGSFPFKKDGVYYLTFAHVFPDEGYTIGYATSNRPLGPYQYRGKIMDNIHNGTNHHSVVKYKDQWILFYHSWDISGYNKLRSMRADYMTFKKDGTIKKVKPTLRGIGTPQVNDTIQIDRYNEISGANTAFVGGNEPNGWMVCDAKMMSFVKFNRVKFDGAKKIKARIASGQRNGSFEIRLNNPKGKLVAEFPINYTGGWNTWKTIETELKESISGTHNLVVVFKSDWGNTKSVNLNWLLLQ; from the coding sequence ATGAACAGACCTTTATTACTTAAAAGTATTCTTGTTTTACTGCTTGCAATGCATCACATTTTCGGATATAGCCAAAACCCTCTTGTAACGCATATGTTTACCGCCGACCCAACAGCTCGGGTTTTCGATGGTAAATTGTTTGTTTTTCCTTCGAGCGATACCTATCCACCAGCAGGACGAGAAGCAGAATTTCCTCGCTTTTGCATGCCAGGATATCATGCTTTTTCTTTGGAAAATGGTTCCACCTGGAAAGATCACGGATGGGTACTGAAAGAAAATGATGTGCCCTGGGGTGAAAAAGACACCTACGCTATGTGGGCTCCGGATTGTATCGAAAAGGATGGAAAATATTATTATTACTATCCGGCTAAGCCAAAAAAAGACAAAGCTTTTAGAAGAATTGGTGTTGGTGTATCAGACAATCCTACTGGCCCTTTTAAATGGGAAAAAAGTTTTATAAAAGATGTTTCGGGTATTGATCCAGGATTGCTTTTAGACGATAACAACAAAGCCTATTTGTTTTTTGGTGGAGGTCATGAATTGTATGGAGCTCCTTTAAAAGAAAATATGAAAGAAATAGCCAAAAAACCTATTCTTATTGAAGGTTTACCTGCTGGATACAAAGAAGGATCCTTCCCTTTTAAGAAAGATGGTGTGTACTACCTGACTTTTGCTCATGTTTTTCCGGACGAAGGATACACCATTGGCTATGCTACAAGCAATAGACCATTGGGACCTTATCAATACCGTGGTAAAATAATGGATAACATTCACAACGGCACCAATCATCATTCTGTGGTTAAATACAAAGATCAATGGATTCTTTTTTATCACTCATGGGACATTAGCGGTTACAACAAATTGCGTTCGATGCGAGCCGATTACATGACTTTCAAAAAAGATGGCACCATTAAAAAAGTAAAACCCACTCTTCGTGGAATTGGAACTCCTCAAGTGAATGATACAATTCAGATTGACAGATACAATGAAATTTCGGGAGCTAATACAGCTTTTGTTGGCGGAAATGAGCCTAATGGATGGATGGTTTGTGATGCTAAAATGATGAGCTTTGTGAAATTTAACCGTGTAAAATTTGATGGTGCAAAAAAAATTAAAGCACGCATAGCCAGCGGACAACGAAATGGAAGTTTCGAAATAAGACTAAACAATCCGAAAGGAAAACTTGTTGCCGAATTTCCAATTAACTATACAGGTGGATGGAACACTTGGAAAACCATAGAAACAGAGCTTAAAGAATCTATTAGCGGAACACACAATCTTGTTGTTGTATTTAAATCAGATTGGGGAAATACAAAATCAGTTAATTTAAACTGGTTACTGCTTCAATAA
- a CDS encoding T9SS type A sorting domain-containing protein, with protein sequence MNKFFPFLILLISSFSGFTQNKLTVNPNIQYYIGDVSDLDRSKFFNMHATWGDGGITDEEFEYYTEELNAGFGRGFWGPFSWAKNKAGGEVGVYPENEADIISKGNSQINYNKSQATWWRHSNRQVITEHPANVARWSLDKEKAADWSAQYFKHFFTDEDRPLWFEPMNEPFVHAGDDVFSAEQPDDQLMRERMAEWFGAIGKKFDETPELENVNVVGYSSAWPSVELWDFEHWNTRMKMFMDVAGDHMDAFATHIYDGINVTGADSKRSGSNSEALLDLIETYSYTKWGFVKPHAITEFGGIEKGFGDDYSDIRSVQSIKSINHILFNLLDRENNMMLAIPFIGSKATWHITEANNYQPYGSVLWRPKEIGVPIDANTEWVFTPRVHFFELWKDVKGKRVQISVNNPDIQTQAFVSDNKLYMALSNLDDKNLLVDLNQFEGQENVNSVRIKSLKIWDDKNPVYSDETQSSVPSEISLIPDETVVMEYSFNNSISFTNSLRSTKYYTEQHLKTISGNLKFNFNGVDIGNAGGVANLRVSIGRKHNKSKKPTVLVNGIQVTVPDNWAGGDQANRDDFFGMINIPIPFENLKADNEIDVKFPDSEGRVSSVILQVGLYEEAIATGIKDAVQYGVTVFPTLLTEGWMKILMKENIFNKYELIGINGNVCRSQTINKGQSEIHIINMPETKGMYIVRLTGDNAVYTQKIIVN encoded by the coding sequence ATGAATAAATTTTTTCCTTTTTTAATTTTGCTTATCTCTTCTTTTTCTGGATTTACACAGAATAAGCTAACTGTTAATCCAAACATTCAATATTATATTGGTGATGTTTCTGATTTAGATCGAAGCAAATTTTTTAACATGCACGCTACCTGGGGCGATGGTGGAATTACAGATGAAGAATTTGAATACTATACAGAAGAATTAAATGCTGGTTTCGGACGTGGTTTTTGGGGCCCTTTTTCTTGGGCTAAAAATAAGGCTGGCGGAGAAGTAGGTGTTTATCCGGAAAATGAAGCCGATATAATAAGCAAAGGAAATTCTCAAATAAATTATAATAAGTCACAAGCAACATGGTGGCGCCACTCTAACCGACAAGTAATAACCGAACATCCCGCAAATGTTGCTCGATGGAGTTTAGATAAAGAGAAAGCTGCCGATTGGTCGGCTCAATATTTTAAACATTTTTTTACCGATGAGGACAGACCCCTTTGGTTCGAACCCATGAATGAACCCTTTGTTCATGCTGGCGATGATGTTTTTAGTGCTGAACAACCAGATGATCAGTTAATGCGTGAACGTATGGCTGAATGGTTTGGTGCTATTGGTAAAAAGTTCGATGAAACACCAGAATTGGAGAACGTAAATGTAGTTGGTTATTCTAGTGCATGGCCATCGGTTGAGTTGTGGGATTTTGAACATTGGAATACGAGAATGAAAATGTTTATGGATGTTGCAGGCGATCACATGGATGCTTTTGCAACTCATATTTACGATGGAATTAATGTAACAGGAGCCGATAGTAAAAGATCAGGATCTAATTCTGAAGCTCTTTTAGATTTAATAGAAACTTATAGTTACACAAAGTGGGGATTTGTTAAACCTCACGCAATAACCGAATTTGGCGGAATAGAAAAAGGTTTTGGCGATGATTATAGCGATATAAGAAGTGTACAATCTATAAAATCAATCAATCATATTTTATTTAATTTACTCGATCGTGAAAATAATATGATGCTGGCAATACCTTTTATTGGTTCAAAAGCTACTTGGCACATTACCGAAGCAAATAATTACCAGCCTTACGGTTCGGTGCTTTGGCGACCAAAAGAAATAGGTGTGCCCATCGATGCCAATACCGAGTGGGTTTTTACTCCACGGGTGCATTTCTTTGAATTGTGGAAGGATGTAAAAGGCAAAAGGGTGCAAATATCTGTGAATAATCCTGATATTCAAACTCAGGCTTTTGTTAGTGACAATAAACTTTATATGGCATTGAGTAATTTGGATGATAAAAATTTACTTGTTGATTTGAATCAATTTGAAGGCCAAGAAAATGTTAATAGTGTAAGAATTAAGAGTCTTAAAATTTGGGACGATAAAAATCCGGTTTACTCTGATGAAACACAATCTTCTGTTCCATCGGAAATAAGCTTAATTCCCGATGAAACGGTTGTTATGGAATATTCTTTTAATAATTCGATTTCATTTACAAATAGCTTAAGAAGTACAAAATATTATACCGAGCAGCACCTTAAAACCATTTCAGGAAATCTTAAGTTTAACTTTAATGGTGTTGATATTGGAAACGCTGGTGGTGTTGCTAATTTGAGAGTATCTATCGGGAGAAAGCATAATAAATCTAAAAAACCAACTGTATTGGTAAATGGTATTCAAGTAACAGTTCCCGATAATTGGGCTGGTGGAGATCAGGCAAATCGGGATGATTTTTTTGGGATGATTAATATTCCCATTCCATTCGAAAATTTAAAAGCAGATAACGAAATTGATGTGAAGTTCCCAGACTCGGAAGGAAGAGTGAGTTCGGTAATTTTACAAGTTGGATTATACGAAGAAGCCATTGCTACAGGTATTAAAGATGCTGTACAATATGGAGTTACGGTATTTCCAACTTTGCTTACCGAAGGGTGGATGAAAATTTTAATGAAGGAAAATATATTTAATAAATATGAGCTTATTGGAATAAACGGTAATGTGTGCAGATCTCAAACTATAAATAAAGGTCAGTCAGAAATACATATCATAAACATGCCCGAAACAAAAGGGATGTATATTGTTCGATTAACAGGTGATAATGCAGTTTATACTCAAAAAATAATTGTGAATTAG
- a CDS encoding sulfatase-like hydrolase/transferase has product MKNKIILILFLGLASIVNANAKSTKKESKPNVIFILTDDQQFDLLGCNGNELLKTPQFDKMADQGVRFTNAHVTSAICTPSRVSMLLSQFERKHGVNFNSGTSVSPKAWEESYPVVLKNNGYYTGYIGKNHSPVGDGGYQSGLMDKSFDYWYAGHGHLSFYPKKRHKIFKGAKYDTQVEVINEGVDDFLDKNEYRLDGALHFLDSRPEDKPFCLSICFNLPHGASTGTMKQLPTDSVIYRTLYRDKDIPLASNYIAKKDIVTPKLPADLLRAEDRQVGYSYVDTPEDTKERSIRQMQAMTGIDGLLGKLRANLKKQGLDKNTIIIYTSDHGLFMGQQGLGGKALCYEQCTHVPMIIYNPLTSRKARGRVVDELVQTIDIAPTILSYGGVDIPKSYQGKDISGIIDASNEKVRDFLFTENIWSTQFGNPRCESVQNKEWKYIRYYKNENLSATAKIKVAKDMGIKLKDMLYSVHDPDIALYRTFIEGPLNGEEAVYEELYNLKEDPQEMKNLIGDKKYADKIEMLREQWGILIKEARGTEKPKVLRYTAESMMEKYGVVKHE; this is encoded by the coding sequence ATGAAAAATAAAATAATTTTAATTCTGTTTTTAGGCTTGGCAAGTATTGTGAATGCAAATGCCAAATCCACAAAAAAGGAATCAAAACCAAATGTAATTTTTATTCTTACGGATGATCAGCAATTTGATTTGTTAGGATGTAATGGGAATGAATTACTTAAAACTCCTCAGTTTGATAAAATGGCTGATCAGGGCGTTCGATTTACCAATGCGCATGTTACAAGTGCAATTTGTACTCCTAGTAGAGTGTCTATGCTATTGAGTCAGTTTGAACGTAAGCACGGAGTTAATTTTAATTCGGGTACTAGTGTTTCTCCTAAAGCATGGGAAGAATCATATCCTGTAGTACTAAAGAATAATGGGTATTATACAGGTTATATTGGAAAAAATCATTCACCAGTAGGTGATGGTGGGTATCAAAGTGGATTGATGGATAAATCTTTTGACTATTGGTATGCTGGTCACGGACATCTTAGCTTTTACCCTAAAAAAAGACATAAAATATTTAAAGGTGCAAAATACGATACTCAGGTTGAGGTGATTAACGAAGGTGTTGATGATTTTTTAGATAAGAATGAATACCGTTTAGATGGAGCTTTGCATTTTCTTGATTCAAGACCAGAGGATAAACCATTTTGCTTAAGTATTTGTTTTAATTTGCCACATGGAGCAAGTACAGGAACCATGAAACAATTGCCAACAGATTCGGTAATTTACCGTACTTTATATCGGGATAAGGATATTCCGCTGGCCTCAAATTATATTGCTAAAAAAGATATTGTAACACCTAAGTTGCCCGCCGATTTGTTAAGAGCAGAAGATCGTCAGGTTGGTTATAGTTATGTTGATACTCCAGAAGATACAAAAGAACGCTCGATAAGACAGATGCAGGCCATGACAGGAATTGATGGTTTGTTGGGGAAATTAAGAGCCAACTTAAAAAAGCAGGGTTTAGATAAGAATACTATTATTATTTATACTTCCGACCATGGATTGTTTATGGGACAGCAAGGATTAGGCGGAAAAGCATTGTGTTACGAGCAGTGTACTCATGTTCCTATGATTATATATAATCCATTAACATCACGTAAAGCGAGAGGTCGTGTGGTTGATGAGTTAGTGCAAACTATTGATATTGCTCCCACAATTTTAAGCTATGGAGGTGTAGATATTCCAAAAAGTTATCAGGGTAAGGATATTTCAGGAATTATAGATGCTTCTAATGAGAAAGTAAGGGATTTTTTATTTACCGAAAATATATGGTCTACTCAATTTGGAAATCCTCGTTGCGAATCGGTTCAAAACAAGGAATGGAAGTACATTCGCTATTATAAAAATGAGAATCTTTCGGCTACCGCAAAAATTAAAGTGGCAAAAGATATGGGAATAAAGTTAAAAGATATGTTGTATTCGGTACACGATCCAGATATTGCATTGTATCGTACATTTATTGAAGGACCACTAAATGGAGAAGAAGCCGTATATGAGGAACTTTATAACTTAAAAGAGGATCCTCAGGAAATGAAAAATTTAATTGGGGATAAAAAATATGCCGATAAAATTGAGATGTTGAGAGAACAATGGGGAATTTTAATTAAAGAGGCTAGAGGAACAGAAAAACCAAAAGTATTACGATATACTGCAGAAAGTATGATGGAAAAATATGGTGTAGTTAAACATGAGTAA